In the Sphaeramia orbicularis unplaced genomic scaffold, fSphaOr1.1, whole genome shotgun sequence genome, one interval contains:
- the LOC115415821 gene encoding transcription factor jun-D-like isoform X2: MDTPFYHDDSGSGYVPDYDRYPGNKMLMTKKTAGGHHFPGGGGAGGGASGGGRNPGGSLMAAPAASSSDVNLLKLTTPDLEHLIIHSNQGPAPGSAPTFIYRGQATNEQEGFADGFVKALADLHKQNQLVGGSHVSPQPPSSYQRGLMGGDMPVYTNLSSYSPAQMGYAGGQLGYGTGGAGGGGGAPRLDAPQTVPEVPHPPGDPASPPSLSPIDLETQERIKAERKKLRNRIAASKCRKRKLERISRLEEKVKVLKSQNCELSSTASVLREQVASLKQKVMSHVTNGCQIAVGSKAGGGGARGGEGGDSSC, from the exons ATGGACACGCCCTTCTACCACGACGACTCCGGCTCCGGCTACGTCCCGGACTACGACCGTTACCCCGGCAACAAGATGCTGATGACTAAGAAGACCGCCGGCGGCCACCACTTCCCTGGCGGGGGTGGGGCGGGGGGCGGAGCCTCAGGAGGGGGGAGGAACCCCGGCGGCTCCCTGATGGCGGCCCCGGCAGCGTCCTCGTCCGACGTGAACCTGCTGAAGCTGACGACCCCCGACCTGGAGCACCTCATCATCCACTCCAACCAGGGCCCCGCCCCCGGCTCCGCCCCCACCTTCATCTACCGCGGTCAGGCCACCAATGAGCAGGAGGGTTTCGCCGACGGCTTCGTCAAAGCGCTCGCCGACCTGCACAAGCAGAACCAGCTGGTGGGCGGCAGCCACGTGTCACCGCAGCCGCCCTCGTCCTATCAGAGGGGCCTGATGGGCGGAGACATGCCGGTCTACACCAACCTCAGCAGCTACAGCCCCGCCCAGATGGGGTACGCGGGGGGGCAGCTGGGGTACGGCACTGGAGGAGCAGGGGGAGGGGGCGGAGCTCCTCGCCTCGATGCCCCACAGACTGTCCCCGAGGTGCCCCACCCACCTGGAGACCCCGCCTCCCCGCCCTCGCTGTCGCCCATCGACTTGGAGACGCAGGAGCGAATCAAAGCCGAGCGCAAGAAGCTGCGCAACCGCATCGCCGCTTCCAAGTGTCGCAAACGGAAACTGGAGCGGATCTCCCGTCTGGAGGAGAAG gtcaAAGTCCTGAAGTCTCAGAATTGCGAACTTTCGTCCACTGCCTCCGTCCTTCGTGAACAGGTGGCTTCGCTCAAACAGAAGGTCATGAGTCATGTGACCAACGGTTGCCAGATCGCCGTTGGCTCCAAggctggagggggcggggccagagGAGGTGAGGGCGGAGACTCCAGCTGCTGA
- the LOC115415821 gene encoding transcription factor jun-D-like isoform X1, with product MIPDLLPVMDTPFYHDDSGSGYVPDYDRYPGNKMLMTKKTAGGHHFPGGGGAGGGASGGGRNPGGSLMAAPAASSSDVNLLKLTTPDLEHLIIHSNQGPAPGSAPTFIYRGQATNEQEGFADGFVKALADLHKQNQLVGGSHVSPQPPSSYQRGLMGGDMPVYTNLSSYSPAQMGYAGGQLGYGTGGAGGGGGAPRLDAPQTVPEVPHPPGDPASPPSLSPIDLETQERIKAERKKLRNRIAASKCRKRKLERISRLEEKVKVLKSQNCELSSTASVLREQVASLKQKVMSHVTNGCQIAVGSKAGGGGARGGEGGDSSC from the exons ATGATTCCAG ATTTACTTCCTGTCATGGACACGCCCTTCTACCACGACGACTCCGGCTCCGGCTACGTCCCGGACTACGACCGTTACCCCGGCAACAAGATGCTGATGACTAAGAAGACCGCCGGCGGCCACCACTTCCCTGGCGGGGGTGGGGCGGGGGGCGGAGCCTCAGGAGGGGGGAGGAACCCCGGCGGCTCCCTGATGGCGGCCCCGGCAGCGTCCTCGTCCGACGTGAACCTGCTGAAGCTGACGACCCCCGACCTGGAGCACCTCATCATCCACTCCAACCAGGGCCCCGCCCCCGGCTCCGCCCCCACCTTCATCTACCGCGGTCAGGCCACCAATGAGCAGGAGGGTTTCGCCGACGGCTTCGTCAAAGCGCTCGCCGACCTGCACAAGCAGAACCAGCTGGTGGGCGGCAGCCACGTGTCACCGCAGCCGCCCTCGTCCTATCAGAGGGGCCTGATGGGCGGAGACATGCCGGTCTACACCAACCTCAGCAGCTACAGCCCCGCCCAGATGGGGTACGCGGGGGGGCAGCTGGGGTACGGCACTGGAGGAGCAGGGGGAGGGGGCGGAGCTCCTCGCCTCGATGCCCCACAGACTGTCCCCGAGGTGCCCCACCCACCTGGAGACCCCGCCTCCCCGCCCTCGCTGTCGCCCATCGACTTGGAGACGCAGGAGCGAATCAAAGCCGAGCGCAAGAAGCTGCGCAACCGCATCGCCGCTTCCAAGTGTCGCAAACGGAAACTGGAGCGGATCTCCCGTCTGGAGGAGAAG gtcaAAGTCCTGAAGTCTCAGAATTGCGAACTTTCGTCCACTGCCTCCGTCCTTCGTGAACAGGTGGCTTCGCTCAAACAGAAGGTCATGAGTCATGTGACCAACGGTTGCCAGATCGCCGTTGGCTCCAAggctggagggggcggggccagagGAGGTGAGGGCGGAGACTCCAGCTGCTGA